In Chryseobacterium lactis, a single genomic region encodes these proteins:
- a CDS encoding right-handed parallel beta-helix repeat-containing protein gives MKYKFLLIILFNSFFSCQKSDFSYLLPPENIINQYTKPYSPNNINLSGWDKLESILKSGYSKNSNQDYTKDIQSFFATHRNILLPDYPIYISIGLKISSNTNVFFQKNSKIIYTGEVKGRHYDIVKIENAENVTLYNPYVVGNREAKLKHTGEWNAGISIQDAKKVTIYNPIIKNTWGDGIFIGSETAGLSEDVMINGGWIDKVRRNGITITSGKNVTVENMLISNTVGTLPQIGLHIEPSLYEEVLDGINIKNVYTYNNASAGLGINLYAFSDKAKPTKNINISIDGFVSNLSNYSMSFSIGDLNNSKKYNGNILIKNSTLTKPGVGYIWKNKDNVEVSYMNMKYK, from the coding sequence ATGAAATATAAGTTTTTATTAATTATTTTGTTTAATAGTTTCTTTTCTTGTCAGAAATCTGATTTTTCCTATTTATTGCCACCGGAAAATATTATTAATCAATATACTAAACCCTATTCACCCAATAATATAAACTTGAGTGGATGGGACAAGTTAGAGAGTATTCTCAAGAGTGGATATAGTAAAAACTCTAATCAGGATTATACAAAGGATATACAATCTTTCTTTGCTACCCATCGAAATATATTACTTCCGGATTATCCTATTTATATCAGTATTGGTCTAAAAATATCATCTAATACTAATGTTTTTTTTCAAAAGAACTCCAAGATTATTTACACTGGAGAAGTGAAGGGAAGACATTATGATATCGTAAAAATTGAAAATGCTGAGAATGTAACTTTATATAATCCGTATGTAGTTGGAAACAGAGAAGCTAAACTTAAGCACACAGGAGAATGGAACGCTGGAATATCAATTCAGGATGCTAAGAAAGTTACAATCTACAATCCTATCATAAAAAACACATGGGGAGATGGTATTTTTATTGGATCTGAAACGGCTGGCTTAAGCGAAGATGTGATGATAAACGGAGGATGGATTGATAAAGTAAGAAGGAACGGTATTACCATTACTTCCGGTAAAAATGTAACGGTAGAGAATATGCTGATTTCAAACACAGTGGGTACATTACCTCAAATCGGATTACACATAGAACCTTCTTTATATGAAGAAGTATTGGATGGGATTAATATAAAAAATGTATATACTTATAATAATGCAAGCGCAGGGTTAGGTATTAATCTGTATGCATTTTCAGATAAAGCAAAACCTACTAAAAATATTAATATTTCCATAGATGGCTTTGTTAGTAATTTATCCAATTATTCTATGTCGTTTTCTATTGGTGACCTAAATAATTCAAAAAAATATAATGGAAATATTTTGATTAAAAACTCTACTCTTACCAAACCCGGTGTCGGATATATTTGGAAAAATAAAGATAATGTAGAAGTGTCCTATATGAATATGAAATATAAATAA